The genomic region TTCAGCTCCTTTGGACCGGCTCGACAAGTTTGGCCATGAGCCTGCGTCCTTGCTGACCCTCAATTTTCACCTCTTCGATTCACAAGCTACTATAGCAGCGACTTTATGCTGTCAGGTGCGCGAAATAATTCCGCATCTTTGTCCCTCGATTCCCAATCTGTTCCGGGAGCGTTCTGGTTCCGGTTGCTGCGTGTGTATGCCCAAATTGTCCGTCATTGTACCCTGCTACTACAATGAGTTAAATATTCCCATTACCGGGCCCGAGCTGATTGCCAACGAAGCCAACTTCCCCGCCGGTGTCAGCTTTGAGTACGTGCTGGTAGACGACGGCTCCAAGGATGCTACCTGGGAGGCGCTGCAAACGTTTCGGCAGCAGTACCCCGACCGCGTGACGCTGGTAAAGCTGGCCGGTAACGTGGGCTCCTACAACGCCATTGTGGCGGGTATGGCCGCCGCTACCGGCGACTGCATGGCCGTGATTACGGCCGACCTCCAGGACCCGCCGGAACTGCTCACCCAGATGTATGCCCACTGGCAGCAGGGTTTCAAGCTGGTGCTGGCCAACCGCGCCGACCGGGAGGAAAGCCTGCCACAGCAGGTAATTTCCAATACGTTCCACTGGCTGATGCGCCGGATTGCCCTGCCCGGTGTGCCGGCCGGCGGCTTCGATATGGTGTTCTTCGACCGGCAGCTCTGCGACGAGGTGGTGCGCATGCAGGAGCGCAACGGCAACGTGTTTTACCTGCTGGTGTGGCTGGGCTACCCCTACGTGAGCATCCCTTACCGGCGCCGGCGCCGGGAGGTGGGCAAATCGCGCTGGACGATAAGCAAGAAAATCAAGCTGTTCGTTGATTCGCTGCTGGCCTTCTCCTTTTTCCCGGTGCGCGCCATTTCTGTATTGGGCCTGCTGCTGGGCGGTGGGGCCGCGCTCTACGGGCTGTTTCTGATGGTGCTACGCCTCACGGGCGCTCCTGAACCGGAAGGCTGGACCACTCTGATGCTGGTGGTGCTTCTGGTTTCCGCTTTCCAGATGATTGCCCTGGGCATCATTGGCGAATACGTGTGGCGCAGCCTGGATGCTGCCCGCCAGCGACCAATGTATGTCGTGGAGAAAACAGAAAAGAGAACAGGAGAATAATAATTGCTTCACTAATCGTCAGCATGTTTCGGTATTTGTATAATAATCCTCGCCTTTTCTTTGCACTGTTTGTAACTATTATAACAGGGCTTTATTGGGTGTTTCCTGAAATAATGCCTTACAACAAGGGCTTTGCTTTCGAAGGCTTTGTTATCTATAAGCCTTTTGCTAAAGACGCTTATAATTCTTTGTTTGTAGAGAAGATGAATAGCTATAGTATTCAAAGGATACTGCCATATCTTCTATTGAATGCTTCATTCAATATTTTTGGAATCGATTTTTCGGATTCAAATATGTTGTGGTTTTTTAAGATAATGCATTATGTGTTATTAATTATGATTATATATG from Hymenobacter canadensis harbors:
- a CDS encoding glycosyltransferase family 2 protein, producing MPKLSVIVPCYYNELNIPITGPELIANEANFPAGVSFEYVLVDDGSKDATWEALQTFRQQYPDRVTLVKLAGNVGSYNAIVAGMAAATGDCMAVITADLQDPPELLTQMYAHWQQGFKLVLANRADREESLPQQVISNTFHWLMRRIALPGVPAGGFDMVFFDRQLCDEVVRMQERNGNVFYLLVWLGYPYVSIPYRRRRREVGKSRWTISKKIKLFVDSLLAFSFFPVRAISVLGLLLGGGAALYGLFLMVLRLTGAPEPEGWTTLMLVVLLVSAFQMIALGIIGEYVWRSLDAARQRPMYVVEKTEKRTGE